Part of the Synechococcus sp. HK01-R genome is shown below.
CGGGCAGCGCTGCTCAAACTGGCGCGGGAGGAGGCCGACTGGCTCTTCAGCAGTGCTGATCCTGCGCTGATCAGCGCTTCGCTGCCCCAACGCCCCGATGTGGTGGTCACCGACGGCGGCGATCCCGTGCGCTGGTGCATTGCCGGTCACACAGGAGCGATGCCGGTGCTGGCGCCTCCTCGTGTGGTGGACACCACCGGTGCCGGCGATGCCTTCACCGCAGGCCTGTTGCATCAGCTGGTGCGCTTGACCCCGGCTGTTGGGCAGCCCCTGGCGCTCCATGGGGCCGTGGTGGAGCAGGTGGTGCGGTATGCAGCAGCCTGTGGTGCGCTCGTGTGCGCCGGGGCTGGAGGGATCGACCCCCAGCCCTCAGCGGCTGATGTGGAGGCTTTTCTGGCTCAGGCGCCCGCTCCAGTCTCCGCCTGAACGACCGGCTTGCATAGCTGCGCCAGTCGCCCCTCAGCTTGTGCACCCACACCCTGCCGGTGGCTGAGCTCCAACCGCCAGGCGTCAGGCAGGGCGAGGCTCAGCCGCTCGGGCCACTCCACCACCAGCAGGGCACCCATGGCAGTCGCCTCCTCTTCCTCCTGCAGAAACAGGTCATCGGCGGCGCTGGGGAGCTCCAACCGATAGAGATCGAGATGCACCAGCGGCGGGGTGCCTTTGGGGTAGTGCTGGGCGAGGGCGAAGGTGGGGCTGGTGATCGGTTCCTCGATGCCCAGGCCGGCCGCCAGACCCTGCACCAGCGAGGTTTTGCCAGCGCCAAGCGGGCCCTGCAACAGCAGCAGCGATCGAGCCGGTAGACGCCTTGCCAAGGCGAGGCCGAGGGCGCGGGTGGCTTCCAGGTCTTCGAGGATCCAGGTGCCATCTGTAGATTGAGGGTCTGGCGAGCCCGAAGCCTCGGCGACTCTGCAGAGATTCCCGTCCACGTTCTCCCCAGGGAGCTTTAACTCATGGTGGCAACACCCACGGCAACGACCGGCCTGCAGGTCGCCGCTGACTACATCATTGCGGACATCAACCAGGCCGCGTTCGGGCGCAAGGAGCTCGACATCGCCGAGACCGAGATGCCCGGTCTGATGGCCTTGCGCGAGAAATACGGCAGCGAGAAGCCCCTGAAGGGTGCCCGCATCGCCGGCTCCCTGCACATGACGATCCAGACCGCCGTTCTGATCGAAACTCTGGTCGAGCTGGGCGCCGAGGTGCGCTGGGCTTCCTGCAACATCTTCTCCACCCAGGATCACGCTGCTGCCGCCATGGCCGCCCGTGGCATCCCCGTCTTCGCTGTGAAGGGCGAGACCCTTGAGGAGTATTGGGATTACACCCATCGCATCCTTGCCTGGGGCGACGGCGGTTCCCCCAACATGATCCTGGACGACGGTGGTGATGCCACCGGTCTGGTGATGTTGGGCAGCAAGGCCGAGCAAGACAGCAGTGTGCTCGACAACCCCTCCAATGAGGAGGAGACCTTCCTGTTCGCTTCAATCAAGAAGAAGCTTGCCGAAGATCCCAGCTTCTACAGCCGCACCAAGGCGCAGATCCAAGGTGTGACTGAAGAGACCACCACCGGCGTGGCCCGTCTCTACAAGATGCAGAAGAGCGGCGAACTGCCCTTCCCCGCCATCAACGTCAACGACTCGGTCACCAAGAGCAAGTTCGACAACCTCTATGGCTGCCGTGAGTCGCTGGTCGACTCCATCAAGCGCGCCACCGACGTGATGGTGGCCGGCAAACAGGCCCTGGTCATGGGCTACGGCGATGTGGGCAAGGGG
Proteins encoded:
- the tsaE gene encoding tRNA (adenosine(37)-N6)-threonylcarbamoyltransferase complex ATPase subunit type 1 TsaE, whose product is MDGNLCRVAEASGSPDPQSTDGTWILEDLEATRALGLALARRLPARSLLLLQGPLGAGKTSLVQGLAAGLGIEEPITSPTFALAQHYPKGTPPLVHLDLYRLELPSAADDLFLQEEEEATAMGALLVVEWPERLSLALPDAWRLELSHRQGVGAQAEGRLAQLCKPVVQAETGAGA
- the ahcY gene encoding adenosylhomocysteinase, with the translated sequence MVATPTATTGLQVAADYIIADINQAAFGRKELDIAETEMPGLMALREKYGSEKPLKGARIAGSLHMTIQTAVLIETLVELGAEVRWASCNIFSTQDHAAAAMAARGIPVFAVKGETLEEYWDYTHRILAWGDGGSPNMILDDGGDATGLVMLGSKAEQDSSVLDNPSNEEETFLFASIKKKLAEDPSFYSRTKAQIQGVTEETTTGVARLYKMQKSGELPFPAINVNDSVTKSKFDNLYGCRESLVDSIKRATDVMVAGKQALVMGYGDVGKGSAQSLRGLGATVCIAEVDPICALQAAMEGYRVVRLEDVVDQMDIFVTATGNYQVIRHEHLVKMKNEAIVCNIGHFDNEIDVASLKQYEWDNIKPQVDHISLPSGNRIILLAEGRLVNLGCATGHPSFVMSNSFTNQVLAQIELFTKGNEYDKQVYVLPKHLDEMVARLHLDRIGAKLTELSKDQADYINVPVEGPYKPDHYRY